In Edaphobacter aggregans, the sequence GTAGTTGTATTGGTAGCCGCGGCGTGCGGTGAGGGCCTGTTTCCATGTTCCGGCGTGCGGGTAGAGGGCGTAGCTGAAGTGCTGGTGGCCGCGGTCGGCTTCGGGGTCGGGCCAGGTGGCGGAGCGCAGGAGGGTTAGGCGCAGGACGTTGCCTGCGGCGTCGTAGCCGTATTTGGCTTCGTTGAGGAGCGAGAAGCCGTGCTGGGCGTCGCCGAGGTCGGCCCAGCGGAGAGCGGGGACTTCGAACTTGGCTTGCTCCCAGGTGTTATTGCGGGTAGTGGTGCGCTCGATGTTGCCGTAGGGGATGTCGTAGGTGGCCATGGGGCCAGTGGCGGCGAGCGGGAAGGCTGCCTTGAGGAGGACGTGGGTCTCGTGCCAGTCGATGTCGTTGATGACGTCGACGGTGTCGGTGTTGGCGTAGAGCTGGAGGTCCTGAACGAACTTCGAGGACTGCCAGGTGCGGGTGACGCGGATGACGGCACGCATGGGGCCGCTCTCGACGAGCTTGACCGAGTCAACGTTGCTGATGGGGGTCATGTGGTCGAGAGTGCCGGGGTCGATGTTCCAGGCGTCGTATTCCTTGGGGAGATCGTGGAAGGTCTGGAGCTGGTTGCCGCAGGCTCCGCTGGCGAGGGACTCGAAGTTGGACTTCTTGTCGTAGAGGCTGGTGATGCAGCCGGTGGAGGAGTCTACGACTACCTTGAGGAAGGCGTTCTCCATCGTGGTGCCGCTGGCTTTGAGGTCCGTCGCAAAGGGCTTGGTTCCTGCAGTGACGTGGAGTACCTGATAGCCCATGGAGGGGACGTCTTTTGCGGCGATCAGGATTTTGTAGGTGTTGGTCTTGGGGTCGCTCTCGGTGACGAATGAGGGCAGGACGTTGTTGTGGGCGTCGAGGACTGAGACGCCGTTGGTGGATGCGGTGGGAAGCTGGACTGTCGCGGTGGTGATGCCGGTGTGGCTCCAGGCGAGCGGGTTGAAGACGAGGACGGGTACTTCGCCTGCGGCTTTGGTGTTGATGCCTGCGGCGAGGGTGTTGAGGGCGTTGGTTGAGATTTCGTTGGTGGCCCAGCGGACCTGGTCGAATTCGGCCTGTGCTTCTTTGTAGATGATGCCGATGCCGGAGCCGGCGGCGAGGTCGTGGAAGCCGTTGAAGGCAATCTTCTTCCAGGCGTCGGTGAGTTCGGCGTGGGGGTAGGGCTTGCCGTCGAGCCATGCGAGAGAGGCTAACTTTTCGGCGTTGATGGTGCGCTCTTCGGATTCGCGCATGTTGCGCTTGTGCTGGGCCTGGGTGGTCATGACTCCGCGGTGGTACTCGAAGTACATCTCATCCTTCCAGGTGGGGATGGCGATTTTGCCGGGGTCGGGCGTGGGGAAGGTGTAGCCCTTGGCGATGGAGGTGTAGTTCCAGACGGGCGAGTTGGGGGAGAGGTTTTGCTCGGAGTTGGTGAAGAAGGATTGGGCGACGCCGAACTGGATGTTGGGCATGATCTTGCCGGGCTGGGCCCAGTGATTGCCCTCGTCGAGGATGGCGCGGGTGGGGCCGCCGCCGTGGTCGCCGATGCCGTAGAGGTCCATCATCTTTTCCATGCCGGGTGCGCGTTGGCGGGCCACGGCGAGGTCGGCGGAGAGGCGGACGGGGTTGAGGTTATTGTTGGCGTAGTCGTGCGGGAAGTAGGTGAGGACTTTGCTGCCGTCGGGAGACTGCCACCAGAAGAGCTTGAAGGGGAGCTGGTTGGTGTCGTTCCAGGTCATCTTCTGGGTGACGAAGTAGTCCATGCCAGAGCGTTTGTAGATCTGGGGGAGCTGCCAGTTGTAGCCGAAGGAGTCGGGGTTCCAGCCGATGCGGACGTCGACGCCGTACTGGTCTTTGAAGAAGCGCTTGCCGATGAGGAGGGAGCGGACCTGGGATTCGCCATCGGGCATGTTGAGATCGGGCTCGACCCACATGCCGCCGACGATCTCCCATCGGCCTTCCTTGATGCGCTTTTTGATCTCTTCGTTGATGGCTGGGTATTTTTGCGCGATCCAGTCGTTGTAGGCGGCGGCGGATTGGGTGTAGGTGTAGTCGGGGTACTCGTTCATGAGCTGGAGCGCGGTGGAGAAGGTGCGCTTGACTACGTCGACGGTTTCGGTAACGGGCCAGAGCCATGCGGCGTCGATGTGGGAGTTGCCGGTGAGATGGAATGTGGCTTGTTGCAGAACGGGCTTGATGGGCTCGAGCTTTTGGCGGGAGGCGGTGAGGGAGGCGTCGAATTTTGATTGGTCGGCGGCTTCGAGGGCGGCGAGATCAACGGTGGTGATGGATTGGTTGAGGGTGGCTAGGTCCTGCGTGGGGTTCTTGGAGAGCGAGGGCAGGAGGGCGGCGCTGGAGAGGAACTCGGTGCGAAGGTCGGAGGGGTTGGGGCGGCCGGAGGCGAAGTCGATCTTCATGGTCGCGCGGTCGAAGGTCTTGGTGTCGACGGTGTGGAGGAGTTTTACGGCGATGAGGACCTTGTCGCCGGGCTTGGCCTGGTCGAAGAGGACGATGGGTTCGAGGTCGTCACCGAGGGCTACGCGGCGGCCGTTGAAGTAGATGATCTGCGGCATGGGGCCGTTGGCGTTGGCACGGAATTGGAACCAGATGCGGGCTCCGGTGAGGTCGTAGCCATTGAGATTTTTGGGGACTTCGACGAGGCGACGGAACCAGACGGCGTCGTTGGGGGCGTGGCTGCGGGGCTTGACGATGGGCCAGGAGGAGTCGTCGAGGTTCGGGTCTTCGCCGTGGGCGAGGTCGCCTACGTGGGAACGCCACTCGTCGGCGGGGAGGTTGTCGAGGGTGCCGAGGCGCTCGACGACTTTTTGGGAGTTGGCGGGGAGGGTTGCGATGATGTCGGCGATCTCTTTGGGGGATTGCGCGTGGGCGGGGATCAGGGCGGCGGTGACGAAGGCGGTGAGGAGGATCGTGGTGATACGGCGCAGAGAGGCGATGACAGTCAAGTGCGACTCCTTTGGGTTCTGTCCGGTTTCGTTAGCGGTTACTTTGAACGACCAGATTTTCCGGTAAAAGCGAACAGAGGGAGTCTAACGCACTTTGCGCTCCTCGTGGACCGGGAGCGCAGGGCGGATTTAGATGGGAGACGGATTAGCGTTTGAGGATGGCTTCGAGGTATTCGAGGGCTCGGGGGTCTTTGGATTGGCCCAGCCAGAAGATGGCTTCTTTGCGAATGGTGGGGTTGGAGTTGGTGTCGGCTACGTGCATGAGTTGGGGGACGCCTTCGTCTTTGGGAAGCTGGCTGAGCGCGAAGACGGCTTTCTTTTTAACTTGCAGTTCGGGGTCGTTCTGGATGGCGTCGGTGATAGCGGCGCTAGCTTTCTTGCCGGCCTTTTGGGCCAGCCAGAAGATGGCCTGACCGCGGACCTGCGGGCTGGAGTCGGACTTGGCCATTTTGAGGAGTTCGTCCGTCGCGGCGGGGTCAGAGTTGATGGAGAGGTCGAAGGTTAGTTTTTCGCGGAGTTTGGGATCTTGTTCTTTGGTGATGAGCTGCTGAAGGACGAGGAAACCTTCGTGTCCGCGCTTGGCACCCAGCCAGAAGGCGGCTTTTTCGCGGAGGCGCGGGGTGTTGGTCGGGGCGGCGAGTGAGGCGAGGGCCTCAGTCGCGGCTGGAGTGGCATGCATGGCGAGGGTGACGAGGGAGTCTTCCGTGACGCGTTTGCCCTGATCGTCCTCGGGCTGAGCGGCGAGCTTGGTCAGGAAGGTTACGCTGTCGTTGGGCTGGACGCCGGTGAGCCAGGTGAAGGGGACGCCGCCTGCGTTGAGCCGGCAGCCTGCGTTGGCGGGACGGACTTTGATGATGGCTCCGTGATCGAGGCGGAGGAGGACGTACATGTTAGCTGGCGATGGTTTTTGATCGCTGCTGCTCATGCCGTCTCGCGTGGACTCGAGTTGATATTCACCGCAGCATCCATCTTCAGACTGTGATGCGCCCTCAGAATCTGAACATGAAGAGAAATTCGTTCGTGGAAGAGCAGGCACTTCATATCCAAGCCATTGGGGCTGAGTTGAGCGCTGAAATCGCGCCACCGTCGCGGACAGTCCTGCGCCTGCGGGCTCAGTGTTGAACTGCGTGTTGATGACTTTAGGCTGTTGCGCGACGATGGCGGACGCGCTGAGGATGAGGGCGATGAGAAAGTGTTTCACGGCGTAGTTCCTCCTGACGATGTGGGGGGCGATTGCTGGCGTCGGCTACTTGTTGAGGATTTCGAGCATGTAAGCGGTGGCTTCCGGGTTGTGCATGATGCTGAGCTGCTGCACGATGGATTGCTTGAGGGCAGGGTCTTTCTCGGTTTTGGCCAGGGTGACGAGATCGTGTGCGTCGTTGGCGAGGAAGAGGGCTTGGACGGCGGCTTTCTTGGTCTCGGGGTCGGCGCTGTTCTGGTAGATGGCGAGTAGCTTTGGTGTGGCCTCGGAACCTCCGGCGATGCCGAGGTTGCGGATAGCTTTGCGGCGGAGGTCGGGGTCCTGCTCGGTGGTGGCGATGTTTCCGAGGACCTCGGCACCTTTGTGGCCTGCGGGGATGAGGCTGTTGATGATTTCGGCCTTGATCTCGGGACTCTTTGCTTCACTGTAAAGAGTCTGGAGTTGTGTAGTTGCACCGAGTGCTCCGAGGGTATGGACGGCGGTACGGATGAGTTGCGGATCGGTCTCGTTGCGGGCGGCCTCGACGAGTTTGTCGGGACTGTTGGTGACCACGTAGGCCTGGAGGATGGCCTTCTTTACGGCTACGTTGGTGGTGTGCTGGTAGATGTCGGCAAGGACATCTACGGATTGCCTGCCGCGGATGGATAGCATGCGGATTGCCCTAATCTGCAGGGTGGGATTCGATTGGCCGCGGGCGATTTGGCCGATGAGATCCTGAGCCTGTTTGGAGTCGCTCTGGGAGAGGACGAAGAGGGCGCGCTCCTTGAGCTTGTCAGAGCTATTGCCGGCGAGAATTTGCTGGATGGCGGGGATAGCGTGGGATTCATCCTGCTGCATGATGGCACTGAGGGCGAGGAGCTTTAGTTCGTCGTCCTGGGTGGCCTCGGGCGACATGAGCTGCCCGCTGTGGCTGTGGATTTCGATTTCGAGGGCGCCGCACTCGTCGAGCCATTTGCTCTTGGGGTAGGTGCGGCGGAGCTCGGCACAGGTGCTGAGTGCTCGGGCTGACTGGCCTTCTTTGTTTTCAGCGTAGGCACGCCAGTAGAGGGCGCCTTCGGCTCGCTCGCCGCGCATCTGGACGACTTTGTTGAAGAGGTCGACGGCGTCGGACCAGCGTCCTTCGTTGATGGCGCGGGTGCCGTCGTTGTAGAGGGCGTCATCCTTGGCGGCGGGGGAGAGTTCGTAGGCGATGAGCTCCGGCTTGACGAGCTCGGCAGAGAAGGCCTGCGGCGCAAAGAGAGGAGAGGCGAGGATGGCAGCGAAGATGAGTGATGTGTTCTTCATTTAGATGGATACCCCTTTCGTTCGGACGGCTCCGGTTTGCTGCTCTTTTTCGTCGCCTTGCACGCGGGAGCGCAGGACGCGGACTTCGAAGAGGAGGCCGTCGGTGTTCATTTCTTTTTGCAACTCGGCGAGGCGGGCAGGGCTTGGGTTGTCGGGTTCGTTGGCAATCTCGACGAGGACGCGCTCGAGGCGGTCGAGGGCTGCAGTTAGAGCGGGATCGCCTGATTTGGCTGCGCTCGCGCGGTAGAGGCGATTGGCGGAGAGAAGGTCCTGTGCTTCAGCTTTTACGGGTGCCGCGGCTTCGGCGGAGTCTGCGTGTTTGAGTTCGACCAAGAGGCGCTCGGAGCGGTCGAGGTGGTCGCCAAGGACTACGAGGACGATGGGCTGACGAGGTGCATTGTTCGCTGCCGTCTGGATTTGGGCCGGGTGTTGATGGTTCTCCCATTGACGGCCGGCGAAGAAGGCTACGGCGACTAGGAGTGCGCATCCGGTGACGAAGGCGAGGGCCTTCAGATTGGTCAAGCGGGTCCAGAGGCTTTGATGCTTCTGTTCGTAAACCGGCACGAAGTTGCGGATGGACTGCCAGACATGCTCGCCATATTGGGCGTCGCGGGCGGGTGGAGTGATGGGCTCGATTGCGGCGAGGTCGTTGCGGAGTGCGGCGTAGATGTCAGCGCATTGACTGCATTCGCGCAGATGGCCATCGATGCGCGTGGGCTGCTGGGATTCTCCGTAGTAATGCTCGATAAGTTGTTCTTCGGTCAGATGGTTCATGCAATTACCTTGAGTAGCGTGAGGCTGCGGCGAAGCGCGGCATAGGTGTCAGCACAGTCGCTGCACTTGCGCAGGTGGGTTGCCACAGGTTCGGGTTGGGGGGTGTCCTTGTAGAAGTACGCGACGAGTTCTTCTTCGGTTAGGTGCTTCATGCGTTCACCCTGAGTGGTGCCAGGCCGCGGCGGAGTTTCTGTACGGCACGGAAGACCGCTTGTTTGGCGGAGTTGGGAGCGATGTGGAGCGTGGCGGCGATCTCTTCAGTGGAACGGGCTTCCATGTGGCGGAGGATGAAGGCGGTGCGCTCGGTGGGGGTGAGACGCTGCATGGCGCGGGCCTGGAGGGCTTCGATCTCCTGGCTGAGGAGGAGGCGCTCGGGATCGGCGGCGGTGTCGGCGACCTGCACCTGATGCTGAGTGGGGTCGGCGTCTTCGGCGATCTGATAGTTGGCGGCGGGTTGTCGTTTGTTCTTCATATTGAGAGCACAGTTGACTGCGATACGGTAGATCCAGGTTCCGAACTCAGATCGTGACTCGAAGCTTTCGAGCTTCTGATAGCCGCGGAGGAAGGCTTCCTGAACGACCTCTTCGGCGTCGGCTTCGTCGCCGGTGATGCGGAAGGCTACGCGGAAGACAGTCGGGCTGTGGCGTACGACGAGCTTGCCGTAGGCCTCTTTGTCTCCGGTGAGAACCGCCCGGATGATCGAGTGGTCGTTCTCTTCCATTCAGCGCATTAGACAGGGTTTTAGGGCGCCGGTTAGGAAGAATTTTTCGTATCGGATTTTGGAAGAGATCCGGGTTCGGGATACGGGGTGTTGAGTCGCGCTACACTGACGTAGTTGGGGGGCCCAGGCAAGCCGATTTGCGTGGAGGGTCATGCTGAGAAGCTATCCGCAATGCGAAGAGAGATTTAGACGGGCCGGGATTTGGGTGTGGGTCCTCTTTGTTCTGCTGCTTTTACCGGTGGGAAGCTGGGGCGTGGTCTGGGGGCAGGGTTTGTCTTCGGCTGTGAAGTCTGCTACTGGCGGCTCGCCCCCGCCTGCTGATGCGACTGCCGCGCCTGTGGTGGCTCCTCCACCGCCTGTTCCTGCTGATCCGCTGGGGCGGACTTCGCCGCATGGGACTGTGCTCGGGTTTTTGCGGGCGGCGGAGGAGAAGGACTACACCAAGGCTGCGAAATTTCTTGATGGAAAGCGGTCGCCGGAGCAGGCGACTGAGCTGGTTGTGCAGCTGAAGTACCTGCTGGATCAGGGGCTTTCGACCAGCCTCGACGACATTTCGCGCTCGCCCCAAAAAGATATTGAGGACGAGCATCGGGTGACGAGGGAGCGGATCGGTCTTCTAAAGACCCCGGATGGTGAGATGGAGGTGCTGCTCGATCTTGTAAAGAGACCAGGGGAAGCGTCTATCTGGCTCTTTTCGCAAGAGACACTGGACCGCGTTCCGGAAGCCTATTCCAGCGAGCACCGCAAGGACATAGAGGATTACTTTCCGGCATGGTCTCAAAACATTCGCTTTCTCTCTGTCCCGCTGTGGCGCTGGGGCACGATCCTCGTCTACCTGCTGATGGTGTTTTTGGCAGCCAGCCTTATTACCAGAGCGATGATCTGGCTGTTTCGACGGCTATTCAAAAATAGAGTGACTGCGAGCGTAGAAGAGTCTGTTCTCGCGCTGAAAGCGCCGATCTTCTGTGTTTTGGGTGCGATTATGAATCGCGCTGCGGCCGGCTACGCCCGCACTGCGTTGAGCCGCCACTATTGGAGTGTCGTCGGGCTTATTTTGTTGTGGGTGAGTGGGGCGTGGCTGCTGGTGCGGATCACGAACATTCTCGTCTCGGTGTGGCGTCACAGGCTCCTACTGAAGATGCAGGTGGAGCGGGCCACGCTTGTCAGTCTGCTGGGGAGAATATTTACGATTCTGGTCGGGCTCGTGCTGGTGCTTGTGCTGCTGGCACAGGCCGGCGTGAATGTCTCTGCAATGGTTGCCGGTTTAGGTATCGGCGGCGTTGCGCTGGCTCTTGCGGCGCAGAAGACCCTGGCGGATTTGTTTGGCGGACTCTCCATCGTGATGCGTGGCGCGGTACGGGTGGGCGACTTCTGCCAGATCGACGGGCTCACCGGGACTGTCGAAGATATCGGTACCAGCTCTTTGAGTCTGCGAACACTGGGTCGCTCCGTGGTGTCGATTCCGAATTCGAAGGTGGCGGAGGTGAATCTCGAGAACTTTGCAATGCGTGATCAGTTCTGGCTGAACCAGACTTTCACGCTGCGGTTCGATACGCCACATGCAGTCGTGAGGGAGGTGCTGGAGAAGATCGTGCAGTTGCTGCTGGCGCATCCGGAGTTCAATAAGAATTCAGCGCGGGCTCGACTGATTAATTTGACCCCATCAGGGCCGCAGATTGAGGTTTTTGCTTACTTTCGGAGGCCGGGCGCGGATTGGGCGGTGTTTTTGGGGGAGCAGGAGAAGATCATGCTCCAGATATTAACCATTGTTGAGGAGGCTGGGAGCAGCCTGGCGGCCCCGATTGGCGTGGTGCGGATGGAGAAGGAGAAGGCGTAGAGGTTTCGTGGGTTCTGGGGCTGGGATGTAGACTTGTGCTGTCCGAACGAGCGTGTTTGAGGTGGGGCGATGCAGATTGCTTATACGCTGACGTTCCCAGAGTTCCTTGAGGGGCAGCGGGTTCATGAGAACCGTAGTGTGAAGACGCGTGTTCTGCGATTTTTGAACTGGTGGTTCTTCCCGCTGCTGGGGCTGGTGCTGGTGCTCGGCTCGATCATGCTTTGGCGTGAGGGGTCGCCGTGGGTGACGGTGATTGTGGTGTTTTTGTATGGATTGTTTCTCGTCAGCTATCGCTTGCTGTTGGTTGGGAGGGCAAAGAACAAATACGTCAACACGCGGCGCGGGAATGGGAGCGTACTGCTGGATGTCTCAGAGGAGCAGATTGTCGCGGAGTGGCCGGAATTTGCGAGAAGTGTGGCCAGTTGGTCGGCGATAAAGAAGTTTCGTGAGGATGAGAAAGTTCTCCTGATTTATGTTGCCCCAGCGATCTTCTTTATTGTGCCGAAGCGTGCTCTATCGCCAGAACAGTTGAGCGAGCTTTTGTTTTTGCTGAATCGGAAGCTTGTGTTGCGTGGGTGAATGATTGCAGAAGAGACCTGCCTTAGCGGAAGATGCGTAGTTCGAGCAGGAAGAAGAAGAGTACACCTGCTGACCCGATCGTGATCCACATCTTGAGAAGGAAGGTGTTAATGCCTTCTGATGGATCCTTTACGCGAAGCATCCAGTTCGTGCAGAGAAAACCAACCGCGCAGACGGCTGTGCTGTACAGAATCATGCGAACGAGTGGGAACAAAAGGCGGTGGGCGGTCACGTCGATTCCCCAGTCGTTATAAGACTAGAAGAGGCGGCACGAGTGGCCGCCTCTTCTCAGTCTTACAGAACGCAGATTTATACGGCTACGGGTTCGCCCACCTTGACGTTGACCGGGGTGAGCCAGTTGTGGCGGTCGGGCTTGAGTCCGTTGACAATGTTGAAGAACTCGTCGTGCAGGGCCGTGGTGATGGGGCCCATGGTGCCGTCGCCTACGAGGATGCGGTCGACCGAGCGAAGGTGGGTGACCTCGGCGGCAGTGCCGGTGAAGAAGGCTTCGTCACAGATGTAGAGGAGCTCGCGGGGGAGCGCCTGTTCTACGACTTCGATGCCGAGCTGCTTGGCGAGGGTGATGACGGAGCTACGTGTGATGCCGTTGAGAACGGAGTTCGCGAGAGGCGTGGTGTAGAGGACGCCGCCGCGGACGATGAAGAGGTTCTCGCCGGAGCCTTCGGAGAGGTAGCCGTTGACGTCGAGCGCGATTCCTTCGGAGTAGCCGTTGATCTCGGCTTCCATGCGGATGAGCTGCGAGTTCATGTAGTTGGCGCCGGCCTTTGCGAGTGAGGGCATGGTGTTGGGTGCGAGGCGTGACCAGCTGGAGACACAGACATCGGCGCCATCGTTGCCGGGGACATATTTGCCCCAGGGGAAGTTGGCGATGTAGACCTCGATGGGAGACTTCAGCGGATTGACGCCGACTTCGCCGTAGCCACGGAAGGCGATGGGGCGGATGTAGCAGGGCGCGACGCCGTTTGCCTCGATCACATCGACGACTGCGGAGCAGAGTTGGTCGACGGTGTAGGGGAGGGGCATGCGGTAGATCTTGGCAGAGTCGATGAGGCGGGCCATGTGCTCGGGAAGGCGGAAGACTCCGGCGCCGTTGGGCTGCGAATAACAGCGGATCCCCTCGAATACAGAGGAGCCATAGTGGATGACGTGGCTCATGACATGGATCTGTGCCTTGTCCCAGGGAATGAGCTGTCCGTTGTGCCAGATGTTCGCGGTGGTTTGTAAGGCCATGTTGGGCTCCTAGGTGGAAGGTTAATTATAGCGAGTCGGCAGGTCGGCTCGGCAGCGGGCCAGCGGATTTTGTGATGAACGGCGTGTTAGTGCTCCGTGAAAGATCGGAAGCTTTCGAAATATTGCAGTGAAGTGAACCGGCTAATTTTTCTTCGCTGGCTTGCCTGCCTAGCTGACCTGCTGACTCGCTAACCTGCCTGCTTGCTGCTTCGCATGTGAGAATGGAGCGTGGCGTTTGATCCTCATTCCGTTAGCTTTCAGGAGCTTCAGCACTCGGTATATGTGCGCTTTTCGGTGCTGGCACTGAGCTCGATCTTCTTTCTGGTGGATCCGTTTGCGGCGTTGCC encodes:
- a CDS encoding glycoside hydrolase family 38 C-terminal domain-containing protein; its protein translation is MTVIASLRRITTILLTAFVTAALIPAHAQSPKEIADIIATLPANSQKVVERLGTLDNLPADEWRSHVGDLAHGEDPNLDDSSWPIVKPRSHAPNDAVWFRRLVEVPKNLNGYDLTGARIWFQFRANANGPMPQIIYFNGRRVALGDDLEPIVLFDQAKPGDKVLIAVKLLHTVDTKTFDRATMKIDFASGRPNPSDLRTEFLSSAALLPSLSKNPTQDLATLNQSITTVDLAALEAADQSKFDASLTASRQKLEPIKPVLQQATFHLTGNSHIDAAWLWPVTETVDVVKRTFSTALQLMNEYPDYTYTQSAAAYNDWIAQKYPAINEEIKKRIKEGRWEIVGGMWVEPDLNMPDGESQVRSLLIGKRFFKDQYGVDVRIGWNPDSFGYNWQLPQIYKRSGMDYFVTQKMTWNDTNQLPFKLFWWQSPDGSKVLTYFPHDYANNNLNPVRLSADLAVARQRAPGMEKMMDLYGIGDHGGGPTRAILDEGNHWAQPGKIMPNIQFGVAQSFFTNSEQNLSPNSPVWNYTSIAKGYTFPTPDPGKIAIPTWKDEMYFEYHRGVMTTQAQHKRNMRESEERTINAEKLASLAWLDGKPYPHAELTDAWKKIAFNGFHDLAAGSGIGIIYKEAQAEFDQVRWATNEISTNALNTLAAGINTKAAGEVPVLVFNPLAWSHTGITTATVQLPTASTNGVSVLDAHNNVLPSFVTESDPKTNTYKILIAAKDVPSMGYQVLHVTAGTKPFATDLKASGTTMENAFLKVVVDSSTGCITSLYDKKSNFESLASGACGNQLQTFHDLPKEYDAWNIDPGTLDHMTPISNVDSVKLVESGPMRAVIRVTRTWQSSKFVQDLQLYANTDTVDVINDIDWHETHVLLKAAFPLAATGPMATYDIPYGNIERTTTRNNTWEQAKFEVPALRWADLGDAQHGFSLLNEAKYGYDAAGNVLRLTLLRSATWPDPEADRGHQHFSYALYPHAGTWKQALTARRGYQYNYELRAAQVGSHTGTLPLEHSYASVTPENVILTAIKKAEDDNGLIFRVFEWAGKQSDVTFTVPTGATSATETNLMEKPQGSPLTVSNNKVTAPISPYEILTIRVDYPHN
- a CDS encoding HEAT repeat domain-containing protein produces the protein MKHFLIALILSASAIVAQQPKVINTQFNTEPAGAGLSATVARFQRSTQPQWLGYEVPALPRTNFSSCSDSEGASQSEDGCCGEYQLESTRDGMSSSDQKPSPANMYVLLRLDHGAIIKVRPANAGCRLNAGGVPFTWLTGVQPNDSVTFLTKLAAQPEDDQGKRVTEDSLVTLAMHATPAATEALASLAAPTNTPRLREKAAFWLGAKRGHEGFLVLQQLITKEQDPKLREKLTFDLSINSDPAATDELLKMAKSDSSPQVRGQAIFWLAQKAGKKASAAITDAIQNDPELQVKKKAVFALSQLPKDEGVPQLMHVADTNSNPTIRKEAIFWLGQSKDPRALEYLEAILKR
- a CDS encoding HEAT repeat domain-containing protein, with product MKNTSLIFAAILASPLFAPQAFSAELVKPELIAYELSPAAKDDALYNDGTRAINEGRWSDAVDLFNKVVQMRGERAEGALYWRAYAENKEGQSARALSTCAELRRTYPKSKWLDECGALEIEIHSHSGQLMSPEATQDDELKLLALSAIMQQDESHAIPAIQQILAGNSSDKLKERALFVLSQSDSKQAQDLIGQIARGQSNPTLQIRAIRMLSIRGRQSVDVLADIYQHTTNVAVKKAILQAYVVTNSPDKLVEAARNETDPQLIRTAVHTLGALGATTQLQTLYSEAKSPEIKAEIINSLIPAGHKGAEVLGNIATTEQDPDLRRKAIRNLGIAGGSEATPKLLAIYQNSADPETKKAAVQALFLANDAHDLVTLAKTEKDPALKQSIVQQLSIMHNPEATAYMLEILNK
- a CDS encoding RNA polymerase sigma factor, translated to MEENDHSIIRAVLTGDKEAYGKLVVRHSPTVFRVAFRITGDEADAEEVVQEAFLRGYQKLESFESRSEFGTWIYRIAVNCALNMKNKRQPAANYQIAEDADPTQHQVQVADTAADPERLLLSQEIEALQARAMQRLTPTERTAFILRHMEARSTEEIAATLHIAPNSAKQAVFRAVQKLRRGLAPLRVNA
- a CDS encoding mechanosensitive ion channel family protein, whose protein sequence is MWVLFVLLLLPVGSWGVVWGQGLSSAVKSATGGSPPPADATAAPVVAPPPPVPADPLGRTSPHGTVLGFLRAAEEKDYTKAAKFLDGKRSPEQATELVVQLKYLLDQGLSTSLDDISRSPQKDIEDEHRVTRERIGLLKTPDGEMEVLLDLVKRPGEASIWLFSQETLDRVPEAYSSEHRKDIEDYFPAWSQNIRFLSVPLWRWGTILVYLLMVFLAASLITRAMIWLFRRLFKNRVTASVEESVLALKAPIFCVLGAIMNRAAAGYARTALSRHYWSVVGLILLWVSGAWLLVRITNILVSVWRHRLLLKMQVERATLVSLLGRIFTILVGLVLVLVLLAQAGVNVSAMVAGLGIGGVALALAAQKTLADLFGGLSIVMRGAVRVGDFCQIDGLTGTVEDIGTSSLSLRTLGRSVVSIPNSKVAEVNLENFAMRDQFWLNQTFTLRFDTPHAVVREVLEKIVQLLLAHPEFNKNSARARLINLTPSGPQIEVFAYFRRPGADWAVFLGEQEKIMLQILTIVEEAGSSLAAPIGVVRMEKEKA
- a CDS encoding YcxB family protein → MQIAYTLTFPEFLEGQRVHENRSVKTRVLRFLNWWFFPLLGLVLVLGSIMLWREGSPWVTVIVVFLYGLFLVSYRLLLVGRAKNKYVNTRRGNGSVLLDVSEEQIVAEWPEFARSVASWSAIKKFREDEKVLLIYVAPAIFFIVPKRALSPEQLSELLFLLNRKLVLRG
- a CDS encoding branched-chain amino acid transaminase; translation: MALQTTANIWHNGQLIPWDKAQIHVMSHVIHYGSSVFEGIRCYSQPNGAGVFRLPEHMARLIDSAKIYRMPLPYTVDQLCSAVVDVIEANGVAPCYIRPIAFRGYGEVGVNPLKSPIEVYIANFPWGKYVPGNDGADVCVSSWSRLAPNTMPSLAKAGANYMNSQLIRMEAEINGYSEGIALDVNGYLSEGSGENLFIVRGGVLYTTPLANSVLNGITRSSVITLAKQLGIEVVEQALPRELLYICDEAFFTGTAAEVTHLRSVDRILVGDGTMGPITTALHDEFFNIVNGLKPDRHNWLTPVNVKVGEPVAV